Proteins from a single region of Gordonia hongkongensis:
- a CDS encoding HelD family protein produces MTALSPDTDPRVDEEQRHLDRVYGRLDRMRRTTQRRLSSTLSERGGTPQALSERESYERMYNEDLAKFDAAEHNLYFGRLDLEDGEIRRIGRIGVLDDGFADDGELDATATDATLLLDWRAPLARPFYLATPAAPEDVARRRHIRTRSRKVRGVSDESLTAGDALLDDFGHGDVVNESALVAALNAARTGEMTDIVETIQREQDLIIRSTHRGVTVIQGGPGTGKTAVALHRAAYLLYTHRENLSRSGILIIGPNDDFLNYIGQVLPSLGESGVLLSTIGDLFPGVRAGTADPRTTAAVKGGLRMVDVLKRAVRAQQSLPSRPEAVDFDSYTVEIDSALVKAARAKARATRRAHNLSQNAFLKAGLAELAARHAATIGSSLLDGSQLLSPADIADIRDDMSRDPDIRAALLRYWPTLTPQALLRDLLGDERAIRKATPGWTDADRAALHRPSRPATTSGADFSPADVPLLDELAELIGYGTEDAERAERARWRRQLAEAQDALDILTGSAPQDLEDELDPEILMAYDLIDAEQLASRQTETRRATTAERAYGDRTWTFGHVIVDEAQELSAMSWRMVMRRIPNRWMTIIGDTAQTSDEAGTRSWGEVLEPYVAKRWQFKELSVNYRTPSEIMEYAARVLDEIGNGEKAPTSLRSNGIEPVALRADNDSPGSIADAVLRAVGLAEPDGLTAVVVPDHLHDAIEAALAPDRFTLPDREPPRVYTVRSCKGLEFDTTIVVEPTAIIDQSPRGLSDLYVALTRATQRLVVVHRDDLPDALADLPAG; encoded by the coding sequence ATGACCGCCCTCTCGCCGGACACCGACCCCCGCGTGGACGAGGAACAGCGGCACCTCGACCGCGTGTACGGCAGGCTGGACCGGATGCGGCGGACCACGCAGCGTCGGTTGTCGTCGACGCTCTCCGAACGCGGCGGCACACCGCAGGCGCTGTCCGAACGCGAGTCCTACGAGCGGATGTACAACGAGGATCTCGCCAAATTCGATGCCGCCGAACACAATCTGTATTTCGGTCGTCTCGACCTCGAGGACGGCGAGATCCGACGTATCGGACGCATCGGTGTCCTCGACGACGGTTTCGCCGACGACGGCGAACTCGACGCCACCGCCACCGACGCCACCCTGCTGCTGGACTGGCGCGCGCCCCTGGCCCGGCCGTTCTATCTGGCGACGCCCGCCGCACCCGAGGACGTCGCGCGCCGTCGCCACATCCGGACCCGCAGCCGCAAGGTCCGCGGGGTGAGCGACGAGTCCCTGACCGCAGGCGATGCGCTGCTCGACGACTTCGGACACGGCGACGTCGTCAACGAGTCGGCTCTTGTCGCGGCCCTCAACGCCGCCCGCACCGGCGAGATGACCGACATCGTCGAGACGATCCAGCGCGAGCAGGACCTGATCATCCGGTCGACGCATCGCGGGGTCACCGTCATCCAGGGCGGCCCCGGTACCGGCAAGACCGCCGTGGCGCTGCACCGAGCCGCCTACCTGCTCTACACACATCGCGAGAACCTCTCGCGCAGCGGCATCCTCATCATCGGACCCAACGACGACTTCCTGAACTACATCGGCCAGGTGCTGCCCTCGCTGGGCGAGTCCGGCGTGCTCCTCTCGACCATCGGGGACCTGTTCCCCGGCGTCCGCGCGGGCACCGCCGACCCGCGGACGACCGCCGCGGTCAAGGGCGGGCTGCGCATGGTCGACGTCCTCAAGCGGGCGGTGCGCGCCCAGCAGTCGCTGCCGTCTCGTCCCGAGGCGGTCGATTTCGACAGCTACACCGTCGAGATCGACTCGGCTCTGGTCAAGGCCGCACGCGCCAAGGCCCGCGCGACTCGACGCGCCCACAACCTCTCGCAGAACGCTTTCCTGAAGGCGGGTCTCGCCGAACTCGCGGCGCGGCACGCGGCGACCATCGGATCGAGCCTGCTCGACGGTTCGCAGTTGCTCAGCCCCGCCGACATCGCCGACATCCGCGACGACATGAGCCGCGATCCCGACATCCGTGCCGCGTTGCTGCGGTACTGGCCGACGCTGACCCCGCAGGCCCTGCTTCGCGACCTGCTCGGCGACGAACGCGCGATTCGCAAGGCCACCCCGGGTTGGACGGACGCCGATCGTGCTGCGCTGCACCGTCCGTCGCGCCCGGCCACGACGTCGGGTGCGGACTTCTCACCTGCCGACGTCCCATTGCTGGACGAGCTCGCCGAGCTGATCGGTTACGGCACCGAGGACGCGGAGCGGGCCGAACGCGCACGCTGGCGCCGCCAGTTGGCCGAGGCACAGGACGCACTGGACATCCTGACCGGCTCGGCGCCGCAGGACCTCGAGGACGAACTCGATCCCGAGATCCTGATGGCCTACGACCTGATCGACGCCGAACAGCTCGCGTCCCGCCAGACCGAGACACGACGCGCCACGACGGCCGAACGTGCCTACGGCGACCGCACCTGGACGTTCGGCCACGTCATCGTCGACGAGGCCCAAGAGCTCTCCGCCATGTCCTGGCGGATGGTGATGCGACGCATCCCAAATCGGTGGATGACGATCATCGGCGACACCGCTCAGACATCCGACGAGGCGGGCACGCGCTCGTGGGGCGAGGTCCTGGAGCCGTATGTCGCGAAGCGCTGGCAGTTCAAAGAGCTGTCGGTCAACTACCGCACCCCGAGCGAGATCATGGAGTACGCCGCGCGCGTCCTCGACGAGATCGGCAACGGCGAGAAGGCCCCGACCTCGTTGCGCAGCAACGGGATCGAGCCGGTGGCGCTGCGGGCGGACAACGACTCCCCGGGGAGCATCGCCGACGCCGTCCTCCGAGCCGTCGGGCTCGCCGAACCCGACGGCCTCACCGCCGTCGTGGTCCCCGATCACCTGCACGACGCGATCGAGGCGGCGCTGGCGCCGGATCGCTTCACGCTCCCCGACCGGGAGCCACCCCGGGTGTACACGGTGCGGAGCTGTAAGGGCCTGGAGTTCGACACGACCATCGTCGTCGAGCCCACCGCGATCATCGACCAGTCACCACGCGGGCTCAGCGACCTGTACGTCGCCCTCACCCGGGCGACCCAGCGACTCGTCGTCGTCCATCGGGACGACCTCCCCGACGCCCTCGCGGATCTGCCGGCCGGCTGA
- a CDS encoding IS110 family transposase, which translates to MSKFRGIVRRDYAVAAIDLASKKQVVAVVDHDSRIVARRTFHCAPPQLATAIEWSRTAATAAGFAGIVIACEPTGHRWKTVRDLTAAVGVQMVCVQPIAVARARETEDFTHDKSDDKDALLIARLTTQLHIYLPEHADEQWTRLRHLGVRRSQQLTRRGAAQQQARDLLEGAWPHALDCAGQPFKSVTWLAAMAVIGCTPETLTAQGSREQAVAWLREHVRAELPCWGGRRVTTRILVAIVDAAFAVQTETTITAEAGALERARYALADFHHARTACEQVEAAMIEVLTGLGLHELAGSIPGVSAVSVAAILAETGDLTRFDSARAVVKHAGLCPRENSSGAYRGATRISGRGRPLLRVAAWRAAFAALTHNEVYAARYRHLTSREANRLNPNQARVAIAAALLRQLYVVITTATPWNPDIAAGRTRPVERTAA; encoded by the coding sequence TTGAGCAAGTTCCGGGGCATCGTGCGCCGTGACTACGCGGTCGCAGCGATTGATCTGGCGTCGAAAAAGCAAGTTGTCGCTGTGGTCGATCACGACTCCCGCATCGTGGCGCGCAGAACTTTTCACTGCGCGCCACCGCAGTTGGCCACCGCGATCGAGTGGAGCCGTACCGCCGCTACCGCTGCCGGGTTTGCCGGCATCGTCATCGCGTGTGAACCGACCGGGCATCGCTGGAAAACGGTCCGAGACCTGACCGCGGCGGTCGGGGTGCAGATGGTGTGTGTGCAGCCGATCGCGGTGGCACGGGCCCGAGAGACCGAAGACTTCACCCACGACAAATCCGATGACAAAGACGCCCTGCTGATCGCACGGCTGACCACCCAACTTCATATCTATCTGCCCGAACACGCCGACGAGCAATGGACCCGGCTACGTCACCTCGGCGTACGCCGATCCCAGCAACTCACCCGCCGTGGTGCGGCGCAGCAACAAGCCCGCGACCTCCTCGAAGGCGCCTGGCCCCACGCCCTTGACTGCGCCGGGCAACCGTTCAAATCGGTGACTTGGCTGGCCGCGATGGCCGTCATCGGTTGCACCCCGGAAACGTTGACCGCCCAGGGCAGCCGGGAACAGGCGGTGGCGTGGCTCCGCGAACACGTACGCGCCGAACTGCCCTGCTGGGGTGGGCGTCGGGTCACTACCCGCATCCTGGTCGCGATCGTCGATGCCGCTTTCGCCGTCCAGACCGAGACCACGATCACCGCCGAGGCCGGTGCGCTGGAACGGGCCCGCTACGCCTTGGCCGACTTTCACCACGCCCGCACCGCCTGCGAGCAGGTCGAGGCGGCCATGATCGAGGTCCTCACCGGGCTGGGCCTGCACGAACTCGCCGGATCCATTCCCGGAGTATCGGCGGTCTCGGTGGCGGCGATCCTCGCCGAAACCGGTGACCTGACCCGCTTCGACTCGGCGCGGGCGGTAGTCAAACATGCCGGACTATGCCCCCGGGAGAACTCCTCCGGCGCCTACCGCGGCGCCACCCGCATCAGCGGTCGTGGCCGGCCGCTGTTGCGGGTCGCCGCCTGGCGAGCGGCGTTCGCGGCGTTGACCCACAACGAGGTATACGCCGCCCGCTATCGGCACCTGACCAGCCGAGAAGCAAACCGCCTCAACCCCAACCAGGCCCGGGTAGCGATCGCCGCGGCTCTGTTGCGGCAGCTATACGTCGTCATCACCACCGCCACGCCGTGGAACCCTGACATCGCTGCCGGCCGTACCCGACCCGTAGAAAGGACCGCCGCCTGA